In one Sphingomonas sanguinis genomic region, the following are encoded:
- a CDS encoding PAS domain-containing protein has translation MRMRVMEPDFVHDTEIPSHLAAYLDQSPIALALADARDDNPLIFINHGFRELTGYTSEDVVGQNCRMLQRDADNEEARERIREFLANDRQSNVRTMLINFRKDGSPFVNLLYMSKLRQLGGKMPYIFASQFDVSRSQPERLAAYDAELGRTLGKLTPILAESGIVLEGSLTAIANTAATIAQAKLTLSDLDRAAFP, from the coding sequence ATGCGAATGCGCGTCATGGAGCCAGATTTCGTGCACGATACTGAAATTCCGAGTCATCTGGCCGCCTATCTGGACCAGTCCCCCATCGCCTTGGCGCTGGCCGATGCGCGCGACGACAATCCCTTGATCTTCATCAATCACGGCTTTCGCGAGCTGACCGGCTATACCAGCGAGGATGTGGTCGGGCAGAACTGCCGGATGCTCCAGCGTGATGCCGATAACGAAGAGGCGCGCGAACGGATTCGCGAGTTCCTGGCCAATGATCGCCAGTCGAATGTCCGCACGATGTTGATCAACTTCCGCAAGGACGGCTCGCCGTTCGTCAATCTGCTCTACATGTCGAAGCTGCGCCAGCTGGGCGGCAAAATGCCTTATATCTTCGCGTCACAGTTCGACGTCAGCCGCTCCCAGCCCGAACGACTGGCCGCCTATGACGCGGAACTGGGCCGGACCCTGGGCAAACTGACCCCGATCCTGGCGGAAAGCGGCATCGTGCTGGAGGGGTCGCTGACCGCGATCGCCAACACCGCCGCGACCATCGCCCAGGCCAAGCTGACCTTGTCGGACCTAGACCGGGCCGCCTTTCCATGA
- a CDS encoding CheR family methyltransferase codes for MSADAEAPQPTPRQDNGIAPVPVVGIGASAGGLEALREMLTPARAPTGMAFVVVQHLDPNHESMLAQLLDRHTNLEVRQCEGSERIEADRVYIIPPGRGLAIRGGVLELTDFIQPRGLRRPIDDFFLSLASDQQANAACVILSGTGADGTTGLRAIKENGGVSVVQKPESARYDGMPLSAVGTGLVDFVKHPGEILDCLHAFFARRMGEPKEQEAEVVADHIDDLCRVLRNAVGHDFSGYKRTTLVRRVERRMHVLGIGTGSAYLARVKSDADECEALFRDLLINVTRFFRDAELFETLRTKAVEPLTRGRDPDEDIRVWIPGCSSGEEAYSIAMLFAEAARETGQPLAVQIFATDIDEQMLQIAREGSYPASAMADIPAHLRERYTMPHAERFSIAAPIRDMIRFSNHSLVKDPPFSRIDLVSCRNLLIYFDDRLQQSVLPLLHYALRPGGYLFLGPSESVGRFEHLFPAIDGHARLFERSPGSPSYPIDLPGNRSHNSPRRRGERGERDGNTPSGDESTAMRRIVDRYSPPSMVVDQDGGILAAFGRLSRYFNFPVTRAGGSSAITLARPGLREVIGPMLRQARDARKRIAARDVAVTTEFGVQKVEVICDPLTDGSLLFLFRDSAPFSPVEASDLADLEPGDDHIEALEDELRLTRHRLRSTVEELETANEELKSSNEEMMSMNEELQSTNEELSTVNDELKTKVDQLTVANSDLRNFFESTDLAVVVLDRNLRIRSYTEAARAIFPLQPSDRGRLLADVSTRLATTDYLDGAAQVAGGGASMQQRVTTRDGGRTLSLRVLPYRTQGDGIDGATLVLTDITDALSLERELAAERERLDLAIKAGGIGVWEYRGGTGEIFLDETGRHLFGFGAHDSADQVHQVFDRIVPEDRPGVELALAEAMAGRGDFEMTFRLDLNGKERWIKGFGRVVTASAPHRMVGVSIDVTAEYAIAETRELMLREMNHRVKNLFAIISGIVSAASRSHDDVTEMADDVRERIATLGRAHSLASPAGEQQAIPLAALVEATIAPYSGQSTITIDGPPLLVDRRCLSPLALILHEWATNSVKYGALAQPSGELAVCWALADGKLRLEWTETGGQVPDETGTKGFGTLLVQTSSRQLGAELDRKAIDGRFLLSLTLPETVLSHD; via the coding sequence ATGAGCGCGGACGCCGAGGCTCCGCAGCCCACTCCGCGTCAGGATAACGGCATCGCCCCGGTGCCCGTGGTCGGCATCGGCGCATCGGCCGGCGGGCTGGAGGCGCTTCGCGAAATGCTGACCCCGGCGCGTGCGCCGACCGGCATGGCGTTCGTCGTCGTCCAGCATCTCGACCCCAATCACGAATCCATGCTCGCCCAGCTGCTCGACCGGCACACCAATCTGGAAGTGCGCCAGTGCGAGGGGTCGGAGCGGATCGAGGCCGACCGCGTCTATATCATCCCGCCCGGCCGGGGCCTGGCCATTCGCGGCGGCGTGCTGGAGCTGACCGACTTCATCCAGCCGCGCGGGCTGCGTCGCCCGATCGACGACTTCTTCCTGTCGCTGGCCAGCGACCAGCAGGCCAACGCCGCCTGCGTCATCCTGTCGGGCACCGGCGCGGACGGCACCACCGGGCTGCGTGCGATCAAGGAGAATGGCGGGGTCAGCGTCGTCCAGAAACCCGAAAGCGCGCGCTATGACGGGATGCCCCTGTCGGCGGTCGGCACGGGCCTCGTCGATTTCGTCAAGCATCCCGGCGAGATCCTCGACTGCCTCCACGCCTTTTTCGCGCGCCGCATGGGCGAGCCGAAGGAGCAGGAGGCCGAGGTCGTCGCCGATCATATCGACGATCTGTGCCGGGTGCTGCGCAACGCGGTCGGGCACGACTTTTCGGGCTATAAGCGCACCACGCTGGTCCGCCGGGTCGAGCGGCGGATGCACGTTCTGGGCATCGGCACCGGCTCGGCCTATCTGGCGCGGGTCAAGAGCGATGCGGACGAGTGCGAGGCGCTGTTCCGCGACCTGCTGATCAACGTCACCCGTTTCTTCCGCGATGCCGAACTGTTCGAGACGCTGCGCACCAAGGCGGTCGAGCCGCTGACGCGCGGGCGCGATCCGGACGAGGATATCCGCGTCTGGATTCCCGGCTGCTCCAGCGGCGAGGAAGCGTACAGCATCGCGATGCTGTTCGCCGAGGCCGCACGCGAAACCGGACAGCCGCTGGCGGTGCAGATCTTCGCCACCGACATCGACGAGCAGATGCTCCAGATCGCGCGCGAGGGCAGCTATCCAGCCTCCGCCATGGCCGATATTCCGGCCCATCTGCGCGAACGCTACACCATGCCGCACGCCGAGCGATTCAGCATCGCCGCGCCGATCCGCGACATGATCCGCTTTTCCAACCACAGCCTGGTCAAGGACCCACCCTTTTCGCGGATCGACTTGGTATCGTGCCGTAACCTGCTGATCTATTTCGACGACCGGTTGCAGCAATCGGTGCTGCCGCTGCTCCATTATGCGCTGCGGCCCGGCGGCTATCTGTTCCTGGGTCCGTCCGAGAGCGTCGGGCGGTTCGAGCATCTCTTTCCCGCGATCGACGGCCATGCGCGGCTGTTCGAGCGGTCGCCCGGTTCCCCCTCCTATCCCATCGATCTGCCCGGCAACAGGAGCCACAACAGCCCGCGTCGGCGCGGCGAGCGGGGCGAGCGCGACGGGAATACGCCCAGCGGCGACGAGAGCACGGCGATGCGCCGCATCGTCGACCGCTATTCCCCGCCCAGCATGGTGGTGGACCAGGACGGCGGCATCCTGGCCGCGTTCGGTCGGCTGAGCCGCTATTTCAACTTCCCCGTCACCCGCGCGGGCGGATCGAGCGCGATCACGCTGGCCCGCCCCGGCCTGCGCGAGGTGATCGGCCCGATGCTCCGCCAGGCCCGCGACGCGCGCAAGCGGATCGCGGCGCGCGACGTGGCGGTGACGACCGAGTTCGGCGTCCAGAAGGTCGAGGTGATCTGCGATCCCCTGACCGACGGATCGCTGCTGTTCCTGTTCCGCGACTCCGCGCCGTTCAGCCCGGTCGAGGCGAGCGACCTCGCCGATCTGGAGCCGGGCGACGACCATATCGAGGCGCTGGAGGACGAACTACGCCTGACCCGCCACCGGCTGCGCTCGACGGTCGAGGAGCTGGAGACGGCGAATGAGGAGCTGAAAAGCTCCAACGAAGAAATGATGTCGATGAACGAGGAGCTTCAATCGACCAACGAGGAACTGTCGACCGTCAATGACGAGCTGAAGACCAAGGTCGACCAGCTGACCGTCGCCAATTCCGATCTGCGCAATTTCTTCGAATCGACCGATCTCGCGGTGGTCGTGCTCGACCGCAACCTGCGGATTCGGAGCTATACCGAGGCGGCACGGGCCATCTTCCCGCTGCAGCCCAGCGACCGGGGGCGGTTGCTGGCCGATGTCTCGACCCGGCTGGCGACGACCGACTATCTCGACGGCGCGGCGCAGGTCGCGGGCGGCGGCGCCTCGATGCAGCAGCGGGTGACGACGCGCGACGGCGGGCGCACCTTGTCGCTGCGCGTTCTGCCCTATCGTACGCAGGGCGACGGGATCGACGGCGCGACATTGGTCCTGACCGACATCACCGACGCGCTGAGCCTGGAGCGCGAGCTGGCCGCCGAGCGCGAGCGGCTGGACCTTGCCATCAAGGCGGGCGGCATCGGTGTGTGGGAATATCGCGGCGGCACCGGCGAGATCTTCCTGGACGAAACCGGCCGCCACCTGTTCGGCTTCGGCGCTCACGACAGCGCGGACCAGGTGCATCAGGTATTCGACCGGATCGTCCCCGAAGACCGGCCCGGCGTCGAGCTGGCACTGGCCGAGGCGATGGCGGGGCGCGGCGATTTCGAAATGACGTTCCGGCTCGACCTGAACGGCAAGGAACGCTGGATCAAGGGGTTCGGCCGGGTCGTCACCGCCTCGGCGCCGCACCGGATGGTCGGTGTGTCGATCGACGTTACCGCCGAATATGCCATCGCCGAGACGCGCGAGCTGATGCTGCGCGAGATGAACCACCGGGTGAAGAACCTGTTCGCGATCATCTCCGGCATCGTCTCGGCGGCGTCGCGCTCGCATGACGACGTGACCGAGATGGCCGACGATGTGCGCGAGCGGATCGCGACCCTGGGCCGCGCCCATTCGCTCGCCTCGCCCGCGGGGGAGCAGCAGGCGATCCCGCTGGCCGCGCTCGTCGAGGCGACGATCGCTCCCTATAGCGGGCAGTCGACCATCACCATCGACGGACCGCCGCTCCTGGTCGATCGCCGCTGCCTGTCACCGCTGGCGCTGATCCTGCACGAATGGGCGACCAATTCGGTCAAATATGGCGCACTCGCCCAGCCATCGGGCGAGCTGGCGGTGTGCTGGGCGCTGGCGGACGGCAAGCTCCGGCTCGAATGGACCGAAACCGGCGGGCAGGTGCCCGACGAGACCGGGACCAAGGGCTTCGGCACGCTGCTCGTCCAGACGTCTTCACGCCAATTGGGCGCGGAGTTGGACCGCAAAGCCATCGACGGGCGTTTCCTGCTCAGCCTTACCTTGCCGGAGACGGTGCTCTCGCATGACTAA
- a CDS encoding ABC transporter permease produces MNRFALLSLYRSLVRHKLYAALNIGGLAVGIAVFLVLGLYVRFETSYEKWLPDYDKLYVAQSVWSMPESPFNGASNWTMGGLLEQLRDDFPGIQGTRIRGAGGSVIKGQVATAENIVQVDPNFFSIIGLPLVRGSSDGLNTPTNAFLNETTARKYFGSSNPVGQTIKLATDDIGTYRVAGVFKDLPKNTEINEFAILLPLPRTPPASSKQWWYHWGSSSLQTFLKFDSPEAARAFVAKMPSFVDRRALKDMGKDASKSLNITVMPITNMHLEPQGKQSASRKLTMVTLGLVGILTLIIAIVNYVNLATARSGLRAREVAMRKVLGASRAALVSQFLGEAILTVAIAALGGLILAELGLPMINAAGGLDLTIPYIVVLPALAVLTVMVGLLAGTYPAVLLSRFPAASVLASARAPGGGRAGTRIREALVIFQFGLAIAFMIGTLILVAQTRHLRSTDLGFRRDGLLTVTSISDSLVDAPRRRAVMEAMRRLPNVSSVAMADSGVGGGGDNNADNVPLPGVPGDGPSLRRIEVGPDFFKVYGTRLLAGRFFDDAHRGDDSQTVEKGQPTAIIINRRALPTLRFRTAQEAVGKTVGGNRPRTIIGVIDDMRFFSPRVPNDATYYVYDAKPENSIGGAVASVRFQGDPRAMMAAVRNLWQQMVPNVPFNGKTADTKLEEFYEADDRATRLFGIGAGLAVLIGCVGLWGLASFNTQRRVKEIGIRKTLGASATDIVKLLVGQFLRPVLIANLVAWPLAYVAMRTWLAGFDDRVSLSPLYFVAATALALTIAVLTVLGQSLRASRAAPAWALRHD; encoded by the coding sequence ATGAACCGCTTCGCGCTTCTGTCGCTCTATCGCTCGCTTGTGCGCCACAAGCTCTATGCCGCGCTGAACATCGGCGGACTGGCGGTGGGCATTGCCGTTTTTCTGGTGCTGGGCCTCTATGTCCGGTTCGAGACCAGCTATGAGAAGTGGTTGCCGGATTACGACAAACTCTATGTCGCCCAGTCGGTCTGGAGCATGCCGGAGAGCCCGTTCAACGGCGCCAGCAACTGGACGATGGGCGGCCTGCTTGAGCAACTGCGCGACGACTTTCCCGGCATCCAGGGCACGCGAATTCGGGGCGCGGGTGGCAGCGTCATCAAGGGACAGGTCGCAACGGCCGAGAATATCGTCCAGGTCGATCCCAACTTTTTCAGCATCATCGGCCTGCCCCTGGTCCGCGGCAGCAGCGATGGCCTGAACACCCCGACCAACGCGTTTCTCAACGAAACGACCGCGCGCAAATATTTCGGGTCGTCCAACCCGGTCGGCCAGACGATCAAGCTGGCGACCGACGATATCGGCACGTATCGGGTCGCGGGCGTCTTCAAGGATCTGCCCAAGAATACCGAGATCAATGAATTCGCGATCCTACTGCCGCTTCCCCGCACGCCACCGGCTTCGAGCAAGCAATGGTGGTATCATTGGGGCAGTTCGTCGCTTCAGACCTTCCTGAAGTTCGACTCGCCCGAGGCGGCGCGGGCGTTTGTCGCCAAGATGCCGTCCTTCGTCGATCGCCGCGCGCTCAAGGACATGGGGAAGGATGCGTCCAAGTCCCTGAACATCACGGTCATGCCGATCACCAACATGCACCTGGAACCGCAGGGAAAGCAAAGCGCCAGCCGCAAGCTGACCATGGTGACGCTGGGCCTAGTGGGAATCCTGACGCTGATCATCGCCATCGTGAACTATGTGAACCTTGCGACCGCACGGTCGGGCCTGCGTGCGCGTGAAGTGGCGATGCGAAAGGTGCTGGGCGCCAGTCGAGCGGCCTTGGTTTCGCAGTTTCTGGGCGAAGCGATCCTGACCGTCGCGATTGCTGCGCTGGGCGGGTTGATCCTGGCTGAACTGGGCCTCCCGATGATCAACGCGGCGGGGGGACTGGACCTCACCATTCCCTATATCGTGGTCCTTCCTGCGTTGGCGGTGCTGACTGTGATGGTCGGCTTGCTCGCTGGCACCTATCCCGCGGTTCTCCTGTCGCGTTTCCCCGCTGCGAGCGTCCTGGCCTCGGCACGGGCACCGGGTGGTGGCCGTGCGGGGACCCGTATCCGTGAGGCACTGGTCATCTTCCAGTTCGGCTTGGCGATCGCGTTCATGATCGGGACGCTGATCCTGGTCGCGCAAACCCGGCATCTTCGTTCTACCGATCTGGGTTTTCGCCGTGATGGATTACTGACCGTCACGTCGATCAGCGACTCCCTCGTGGATGCACCACGCCGTCGCGCCGTGATGGAGGCTATGCGACGGCTTCCGAACGTGTCGTCCGTCGCCATGGCCGATAGCGGCGTGGGCGGCGGCGGCGACAACAATGCCGACAATGTTCCCCTGCCCGGCGTGCCGGGGGATGGCCCGTCGCTTCGGCGGATCGAGGTGGGGCCGGATTTCTTCAAGGTTTATGGGACCCGGTTGTTGGCGGGGCGCTTCTTTGACGACGCGCATCGTGGCGACGACTCTCAGACCGTCGAGAAGGGGCAGCCCACGGCGATCATCATCAATCGTCGGGCGCTCCCGACCCTGCGCTTCCGCACCGCACAGGAAGCCGTGGGCAAGACGGTAGGTGGAAACCGACCGCGCACGATCATCGGGGTGATCGACGATATGCGTTTCTTCTCGCCGCGCGTACCCAATGACGCGACCTATTATGTGTATGACGCCAAGCCGGAGAATTCGATAGGTGGTGCGGTGGCCTCGGTCCGCTTCCAGGGCGATCCCCGCGCGATGATGGCGGCGGTACGCAATTTGTGGCAGCAGATGGTGCCCAACGTCCCCTTCAACGGAAAGACCGCCGACACCAAGCTGGAGGAGTTTTACGAAGCAGACGACCGCGCGACCCGTCTCTTCGGCATCGGTGCGGGGCTTGCCGTCCTGATCGGCTGCGTCGGGCTCTGGGGTCTGGCCTCCTTCAATACGCAGCGGCGGGTGAAGGAGATCGGCATCCGCAAGACGCTGGGTGCCTCGGCGACCGACATCGTCAAGCTGCTCGTCGGGCAGTTTCTGCGGCCGGTGCTGATCGCCAATCTGGTTGCCTGGCCGCTGGCCTATGTCGCGATGCGGACATGGCTGGCGGGGTTCGACGACCGCGTGTCGCTGTCGCCGCTCTATTTCGTGGCCGCCACGGCGCTGGCGCTGACCATCGCGGTGCTGACCGTGCTGGGCCAGTCGCTCAGGGCCAGCCGCGCCGCACCCGCCTGGGCATTGCGCCATGACTAG
- a CDS encoding TolC family outer membrane protein, whose amino-acid sequence MGVALVAAAPASAETLREAMAAAWEGNPELAAARARQDALAETPNQARAAGRLTAGATGNVGYDRLGYDGTGTRTGATSALGGVNATLPIWTGGRVSSAVRAAKGDVAAGDEALRDVEADVLERVVGAYADLLYTQQAVEVARVGIERLDSQVAEAKSRYGLGQATRTDVAQLEAQRASVVSNLVDAEGAAATAAAAYRAIVGRDAGMLDATIATPAALPRTLADARAAAEAGNPLLLAQQRRVDAATARIDQARADRAPAVDLAGGYGRGVQWAGGQANGFDSAANAGLALRIPLLTGGLVSSRVRQAEAVRRAERFDADAVARGVVRAADSAWASLTAAQGRLTASAEGLKAADLALKGVRAEYGFGLRSTIDILVADQSYRSAQLAVARAQVDVLIAEAALLRATGRMGRGAFD is encoded by the coding sequence ATGGGGGTGGCTTTGGTTGCGGCTGCTCCCGCCTCGGCCGAGACGCTGCGGGAAGCGATGGCGGCGGCGTGGGAGGGCAATCCCGAACTCGCCGCCGCACGCGCCCGGCAGGATGCACTGGCGGAAACCCCCAATCAGGCGCGGGCCGCCGGGCGGCTGACGGCGGGGGCGACGGGCAATGTCGGTTATGATCGACTGGGCTATGACGGTACCGGCACGCGGACGGGGGCGACCTCGGCGCTGGGCGGCGTCAACGCGACCCTGCCGATCTGGACCGGCGGGCGGGTGTCCTCGGCGGTGCGCGCGGCGAAGGGCGATGTCGCGGCCGGCGACGAGGCGTTGCGCGATGTCGAGGCGGATGTGCTGGAGCGGGTGGTCGGAGCCTATGCCGATCTGCTATACACCCAGCAGGCGGTCGAGGTCGCGCGGGTCGGGATCGAGCGGCTCGACAGCCAGGTGGCCGAGGCCAAGTCCCGCTACGGCCTGGGGCAGGCGACGCGCACCGATGTCGCGCAGCTGGAGGCGCAGCGGGCCAGCGTCGTCTCCAACCTAGTCGATGCCGAGGGCGCGGCGGCGACCGCAGCAGCGGCGTACCGCGCAATCGTGGGGCGTGACGCAGGGATGCTGGACGCGACGATCGCGACCCCAGCCGCCCTGCCGCGAACACTGGCCGATGCACGGGCGGCGGCGGAGGCGGGCAACCCGTTGCTGCTTGCCCAGCAACGCCGGGTCGATGCGGCTACCGCGCGGATCGATCAGGCGCGCGCCGACCGGGCCCCGGCGGTCGATCTGGCCGGGGGCTATGGACGCGGCGTGCAATGGGCGGGGGGCCAGGCGAACGGCTTCGACAGTGCGGCCAATGCCGGACTGGCGCTGCGCATCCCTTTGCTGACCGGCGGCCTCGTTTCCTCGCGCGTGCGGCAGGCGGAGGCGGTGCGGCGCGCGGAGCGGTTCGACGCGGATGCCGTGGCGCGGGGCGTGGTGCGGGCGGCCGACTCGGCCTGGGCCTCGCTCACCGCCGCGCAAGGACGGTTGACGGCGAGCGCGGAGGGGCTGAAGGCGGCCGATCTGGCGCTGAAGGGCGTGCGGGCCGAATATGGCTTCGGCCTGCGCTCGACGATCGACATATTGGTGGCCGACCAGAGCTATCGCTCGGCGCAGCTGGCGGTGGCGCGGGCGCAGGTCGATGTGTTGATCGCGGAGGCGGCGCTGTTGCGCGCGACGGGGCGGATGGGGCGGGGGGCTTTTGATTGA
- a CDS encoding response regulator, translated as MTKTILLVEDEFFVALDLQSIIEDGGYQVDGPYVSVEDVLAHLDGDKPELACAILDVRLRDGEVFPAAERLQEAGVPLIFHSGHADEHALQSRYPGAAVCGKPCSPSLLRRTLSMAVSGLAEGDRAAG; from the coding sequence ATGACTAAAACCATTTTGCTGGTCGAGGACGAGTTCTTCGTCGCGCTGGATCTCCAGTCCATCATCGAGGATGGCGGCTATCAGGTGGACGGCCCCTATGTCAGCGTCGAGGACGTGCTGGCGCATCTGGACGGCGACAAGCCCGAACTGGCCTGCGCCATCCTGGACGTCCGCCTGCGCGACGGCGAAGTCTTCCCGGCGGCCGAGCGACTGCAGGAGGCGGGCGTGCCGCTGATCTTCCATTCGGGCCATGCCGACGAACATGCGCTGCAATCGCGCTATCCGGGCGCGGCAGTGTGCGGCAAGCCATGCTCGCCGTCGCTGCTTCGGCGGACCCTGTCGATGGCGGTGTCGGGGCTGGCCGAGGGGGACCGGGCGGCGGGGTAG
- a CDS encoding ABC transporter ATP-binding protein, which yields MIRLEAIQRRYVSDEVETTALHDIDLHVAAGEFLAIMGPSGCGKSTLLNTLGTVDRPTGGRYLFGDRDLAAMGEKELAKFRAETLGFVFQSFNLIDELTIEENVALGLAYRGDVGDRRGRVAAAMDKVGIAHRARHFPHQLSGGQQQRAAIARAIVGDPKLILADEPTGNLDTANGEQVMNILTGLNDAGATIVMVTHSPSHADLAKRRIDMLDGRIVASAMRAI from the coding sequence ATGATCCGACTGGAAGCCATTCAGCGCCGCTACGTCTCCGACGAGGTGGAGACGACCGCGCTGCACGATATCGACCTGCATGTCGCGGCGGGCGAGTTCCTGGCCATCATGGGGCCGTCGGGCTGCGGCAAGTCGACGCTGCTCAACACGCTGGGCACGGTCGATCGGCCGACGGGCGGGCGATACCTGTTCGGCGACCGCGATCTGGCGGCGATGGGCGAAAAGGAACTGGCGAAGTTCCGGGCCGAGACCCTGGGCTTCGTGTTCCAGAGCTTCAACCTGATCGATGAGCTGACCATCGAGGAGAATGTCGCCCTCGGCCTCGCCTATCGCGGCGACGTGGGGGACCGGCGAGGGCGGGTCGCCGCCGCGATGGACAAGGTCGGCATCGCCCACCGCGCCCGCCACTTCCCGCATCAGCTGTCGGGCGGCCAGCAGCAGCGTGCCGCCATCGCCCGCGCGATCGTCGGCGATCCGAAGCTGATCCTGGCGGACGAGCCGACCGGCAATCTCGACACCGCCAATGGCGAGCAGGTGATGAACATCCTGACCGGGCTGAACGATGCGGGCGCGACCATCGTCATGGTGACCCACTCGCCCAGCCACGCCGACCTCGCCAAGCGCCGCATCGACATGCTCGACGGTCGCATCGTCGCCAGCGCCATGCGCGCGATCTGA
- a CDS encoding efflux RND transporter periplasmic adaptor subunit — protein sequence MDRRIARKATPWWRRRPVVIAVLLAIGTVLVWRMLPAAGSTDIAAANIETGEVTRAAFDDYLPVRATVTPRITTLVGVLSGGQVEKLLAQDGQTVTEGQPLATLANPQLKLDVLTREAQIASQLGGVASEGLGIERNKLDRAGQVAQAEYDLIKARRDLGIRRQLHDQGFLSDAGVKSFEEEAAYQEKRLAQLKSGRATEARITATQSARLNDTQTRLSGNLAAVRAGLEALTIRAPANGRLTNFTIQPGQTLKPGDPAGQVDSEGSWKLVAQVDEYYLGRVAMGQTATTSDGAKLTVSKVLPAVKDGRFQVELTFDKAPAGLNRGQTIDIRITLGAASRAVVAPVGGWLEAGGASAFVLDPDGAHAHRRAVRIGRRNPEQVEVLSGLNPGERIVISNTASVKGDILNIR from the coding sequence ATGGACCGCCGGATCGCGCGCAAGGCCACGCCCTGGTGGCGCCGTCGCCCGGTGGTGATCGCCGTGCTGTTGGCGATTGGCACGGTACTGGTCTGGCGGATGCTGCCCGCCGCCGGATCGACCGACATCGCCGCCGCCAATATCGAGACGGGCGAGGTCACGCGCGCCGCTTTCGACGACTATCTGCCGGTCCGTGCCACCGTCACCCCGCGTATCACGACGCTGGTCGGTGTGCTGTCGGGCGGGCAGGTCGAAAAGCTGCTCGCGCAGGACGGTCAGACGGTGACCGAGGGACAGCCGCTCGCCACCCTCGCCAATCCGCAGCTGAAGCTCGACGTGCTGACCCGCGAGGCGCAGATCGCCAGCCAGCTGGGCGGCGTGGCGAGCGAAGGGCTGGGGATCGAGCGCAACAAGCTCGACCGGGCCGGGCAGGTGGCGCAGGCGGAATATGACCTCATCAAGGCGCGCCGCGATCTCGGCATCCGCCGCCAGCTTCACGATCAGGGCTTTCTGTCGGACGCGGGGGTGAAGAGCTTCGAGGAGGAGGCCGCCTATCAGGAAAAGCGCCTCGCCCAGCTGAAGTCGGGCCGCGCGACCGAGGCCCGGATCACCGCCACCCAGTCGGCGCGGTTGAACGATACCCAGACCCGGCTGTCGGGCAATCTGGCGGCGGTGCGTGCCGGGCTGGAGGCGTTGACCATCCGCGCGCCCGCGAACGGGCGGCTGACCAACTTCACCATCCAGCCCGGCCAGACGCTGAAACCCGGCGATCCGGCGGGGCAGGTCGATAGCGAAGGCTCGTGGAAGCTGGTCGCGCAGGTCGACGAATATTATCTCGGCCGCGTCGCGATGGGCCAGACGGCGACCACCTCGGACGGGGCGAAGCTGACCGTGTCCAAGGTGCTGCCCGCCGTGAAGGACGGGCGGTTCCAGGTGGAACTGACCTTCGACAAGGCACCTGCCGGTCTCAATCGCGGGCAGACGATCGACATCCGCATCACGCTGGGCGCCGCGAGCCGTGCGGTGGTGGCACCGGTCGGCGGCTGGCTGGAGGCGGGCGGTGCTTCCGCCTTCGTCCTCGATCCCGACGGCGCCCATGCCCACCGCCGCGCCGTCCGTATCGGCCGCCGCAATCCCGAACAGGTGGAGGTCCTCTCCGGCCTCAATCCCGGCGAGCGCATCGTCATCAGCAACACCGCGTCCGTGAAGGGCGACATCCTGAACATCCGATAA
- a CDS encoding GIN domain-containing protein, protein MKTILPLSLILSALPVAAAPAQAQTARSFALSGFDRISLEGCDNAVVTVGNAFSVRAVGQPVSLEVIRAEVRQQKLIITRPNRMCDSRAKRPGATIEITVPRLRGVESEGTGSIRLHPFEAAEFEAEMSGTGNLTMEGLRGRKVGIAMSGTGNAQMQDIRVTTLALDVNGTGSIRGAGAVDALSIDSSGTGNVDTTAMTTRILSVDASGTGGVRAQANGPAAIDASGMTRVVVGGRPQCTVDKSGFARVTCG, encoded by the coding sequence ATGAAGACCATTTTGCCGCTTTCGCTGATCCTCTCCGCTCTGCCGGTCGCCGCTGCCCCGGCCCAGGCACAGACCGCCCGCAGCTTCGCGCTGTCGGGCTTCGACCGGATATCGCTGGAGGGCTGTGACAATGCCGTGGTCACGGTCGGCAACGCGTTCTCGGTACGGGCGGTCGGCCAGCCCGTCTCGCTGGAGGTCATCCGCGCCGAGGTTCGGCAGCAGAAGCTGATCATCACGCGTCCGAACCGCATGTGCGACAGCCGTGCCAAGCGCCCCGGCGCGACGATCGAGATCACCGTCCCGCGCCTGCGCGGCGTCGAATCGGAGGGTACGGGTTCCATCCGGCTGCATCCGTTCGAGGCGGCGGAGTTCGAGGCCGAGATGTCCGGCACGGGTAATCTGACGATGGAAGGTCTGCGCGGTCGGAAGGTGGGCATCGCCATGTCCGGGACCGGCAACGCCCAGATGCAGGATATTCGTGTGACGACGCTGGCGCTGGACGTGAACGGCACGGGTTCGATCCGGGGGGCGGGCGCGGTCGACGCGCTGTCGATCGACAGCAGCGGCACTGGCAATGTCGACACCACCGCGATGACCACGCGCATATTGTCGGTCGATGCCAGCGGCACCGGCGGCGTGCGAGCCCAGGCGAACGGCCCGGCGGCGATCGACGCCAGCGGCATGACCCGCGTCGTGGTCGGCGGTCGTCCGCAATGCACCGTGGACAAGAGCGGCTTTGCTCGCGTCACCTGCGGTTGA